A single region of the Sorghum bicolor cultivar BTx623 chromosome 9, Sorghum_bicolor_NCBIv3, whole genome shotgun sequence genome encodes:
- the LOC8062706 gene encoding vegetative cell wall protein gp1: protein MIRQVAGHMLISGQHMRAFATTACKDLINPSRPHPQPYSPAAPHPAPPQLRRRRRQAPPARAPPCCKRPSPSVSNALPRPRRQAAGPHCCRLPPSPTPSRDPRRRLLRPRRIPSLSLHPIPLPPPCSTRSAWIPTDVARASLHPLLDRRRSVRPRLARHRQLPPPSGHISPGTVRCPATSLRQHLPLHRLVDRHVSRLGCLLSLSIGYILLFSYTYRKGHQLPKIKRGKCYPMPRLLVQPVMFVNLKM, encoded by the exons ATGATACGGCAAGTAGCAGGCCACATGCTTATATCTGGACAACACATGCGTGCCTTTGCCACCACGGCGTGCAAGGACCTCATCAA CCCATCCCGCCCCCATCCCCAACCCTATTCCCCCGCGGCGCCCCACCCTGCCCCGCCCcagctgcgccgccgccgccgccaagcaCCGCCCGCTCGCGCGCCTCCCTGCTGCAAGCGGCCGTCTCCCTCTGTCTCCAACGCCCTCCCTCGACCTCGGCGGCAAGCGGCCGGACCTCACTGCTGCCGTCTCCCTCCGTCTCCAACGCCCTCCCGCGACCCGCGCCGCCGTCTTCTCCGTCCACGGCGGATTCCTTCACTGTCCCTTCACCCGATTCCACTGCCTCCTCCCTGCAGCACAAGATCCGCCTGGATCCCCACCGACGTCGCCCGCGCCTCCCTCCACCCACTGCTCGACCGGCGCCGCTCCGTCCGGCCACGGCTCGCACGGCACCGTCAGCTGCCACCTCCGTCCGGCCACATCTCGCCCGGCACCGTCCGCTGCCCTGCCACCTCCCTCCGGCAACATCTCCCCTTGCACCGCCTTGTTGATCGGCATGTGAGCCGCCTCGGCTGCCTCCTCTCACTCAG CATAGGATATATTCTACTTTTCAGTTATACATACAGGAAGGGTCATCAGTTGCCAAAAATAAAGAGAGGAAAATGTTATCCCATGCCAAGGTTGTTGGTACAGCCTGTGATGTTTGTAAACCTGAAGATGTGA
- the LOC8062707 gene encoding NDR1/HIN1-like protein 1 — MAEHHHLPPEHPDHHHHKGGRKGVYADDVKPGSRGRSRYSYYYGGYGDGGGGGAVRALCFAVLVLLLAVGITLLVLYVVYRPSHPTFAVTSAAVLDLYNATASTNNNAAAAGAAPAALLAASFQFTLVLGNPRGRSAARYDRLEAYVAYHGEALTAPTPMPPLAQDAGTAVATAPVLGAGVGGPPVPVSPDAAAALATDVANAVLPLRVVLLGRVRFVHGPFHRGWHSLYARCDVLLGVRKIGGTGAATGGGGGVPQAPILGDPNCNVDM; from the coding sequence ATGGCCGAGCACCACCACCTCCCGCCGGAGCACcccgaccaccaccaccacaaagGCGGGAGGAAGGGGGTCTACGCCGACGACGTCAAGCCCGGCTCGCGCGGCCGCTCCCGGTACAGCTACTACTACGGCGGATacggggacggcggcggcggtggcgccgtCCGTGCCCTCTGCTTCgccgtcctcgtcctcctcctcgccgtcggGATCACCCTGCTGGTGCTCTACGTCGTGTACCGCCCGTCCCACCCCACCTTCGCCGTCACCTCGGCCGCCGTCCTAGACCTGTACAACGCCACCGCCAGCACCAACAacaacgccgccgccgcaggcgcGGCGCCCGCGGCGCTGCTGGCCGCGTCGTTCCAGTTCACGCTGGTCCTCGGCAACCCGAGAGGTCGGTCGGCGGCGCGGTACGACCGGCTGGAGGCGTACGTGGCGTACCACGGGGAGGCCCTGACGGCGCCCACGCCGATGCCCCCGCTGGCGCAGGACGCCGGCACCGCCGTGGCGACGGCGCCCGTGCTGGGAGCAGGCGTCGGGGGCCCGCCCGTGCCCGTGTCGCCcgacgccgcggcggcgctggccaCGGACGTGGCCAACGCCGTGCTGCCGCTCCGCGTGGTGCTGCTCGGCCGCGTCCGGTTCGTGCACGGGCCGTTCCACAGAGGGTGGCACTCGCTCTACGCCCGCTGCGACGTCCTCCTCGGCGTACGCAAGATCGGGGGGACCGGCGCCGCcaccggtggtggtggtggtgtgccCCAGGCGCCGATTCTTGGCGACCCCAACTGCAACGTCGACATGTGA
- the LOC8062708 gene encoding NRR repressor homolog 1: MDATLRSKKAPPATAAATVPSSAPQQAAEQSSPPPESYATTVAGAVKASGSGGEDDDEQVERFYALLDNIRAMRGMVSTGGTGTAAGRKKRARDAEPPWRPAFRMEDFEMVEEVDSDSVGCAGEKKKKMKRESSAKRPVADEEEQEGEVVVEATKGRRRGQPHKARRAGVLAVDG; encoded by the coding sequence ATGGATGCAACGCTACGGAGCAAGAAGGCTCCGCCGGCCACCGCTGCTGCCACGGTTCCGTCGTCAGCTCCGCAGCAGGCGGCAGAGCAGTCGTCACCGCCGCCCGAGTCCTACGCCACCACCGTCGCTGGCGCCGTGAAGGctagcggcagcggcggcgaagACGACGACGAGCAGGTGGAGAGGTTCTACGCACTGCTGGACAACATCCGCGCCATGAGGGGTATGGTCAGCACCGGCGGCACCGGCACGGCTGCGGGGAGGAAGAAGCGGGCGCGGGACGCCGAGCCACCGTGGCGGCCGGCGTTCCGGATGGAGGACTTCGAGATGGTGGAGGAGGTCGACTCCGACTCCGTGGGGTGCgccggcgagaagaagaagaagatgaagagGGAGAGCAGTGCGAAGCGGCCGGTGGCGgacgaggaggagcaggagggcGAGGTCGTCGTGGAGGCCACCAAAGGTCGCCGGCGGGGGCAGCCGCACAAGGCGCGTCGCGCGGGAGTGCTGGCCGTTGACGGTTGA